Within Candidatus Hydrogenedentota bacterium, the genomic segment CTCGACGGGAATCGTCCTAAGCTGAATTCGCTGGCTGAAGGACTACTTGAACGTATAAACAATTTCCGTTTGGGCGCATCCGTGGCCGACAAGATAGTTCTCGTTTTCGCAACGGAGGTTGGTCTTACGGTTCAAGAGAAGCAAGTGCTCGCTGATATACGTGCTATGGGCGCGGCACGGATTGGTGCCTTGTTTGATGTCGAATCTGTTTCAATAGAGACTATTTATGCCAGACTGCAAGAGGCGGAGGCGGCAGTAAACGACAATAGGTTGATTGTCGAGCTAGATGCTCAGCTTGTACATTCTGGTTCGGATCTGCTTGTTGGGTCAATTGGGCTTGTGAATCTATACCAGTTCCTCAAGCGCTATCGTGACCAGACGGGTGACTTGGACCGGATTTACGAGAAGAATGTCCGTCGATTTCTCGGCGGGCGCGGCAAGGTCAACAAGGCGATGCAAAGTACTTTGCGCGATGCGCCGGAGCGGTTCGGCCTATACAATAACGGGATTACGATTGTTGTTCACAGCTTCAGTAAAGAGGATGGCCATGTGGCGCTTGCGGAGCCCTATATCGTAAACGGTTGTCAGACCACTCGTACGATTTGGGAGGTTTTTCACAATCGGCTAAACTCTGGCGGAACTGGCGTAAACCCTGAGACCGAAGCATGGAAAGAGAAGGCAGCACATGGCGTGGTTGTGGCCAAGATTGTAAAAGTTGGAGATAGCGGTGAGACGTTACTTCAGGCCATCACCCGCTTCACGAACAGTCAGAATGCTATTCGCGAAAAAGACTTCCTTGCGCTGACGAACGATTTCAAGACTTGGCAATCGCAAATGGCGTCGCGCTACGATCTTTATCTGGAAATACAGCGTGGTGGTTGGGATTCTCAGAAAGCGCTTCAGAATACAAACTCATCGACCAAGCAGTTTACGAAGCACGCGAATGCTGCAGACTTGGTGAAATTGTATGGTGCGGGTTGGCTAGGCGAGGCTGGGATGGCGTTCGGCAAGAATCCACCATTTCTACCCGATGGGTCTGTTTTCAAGAGGATTGTAAACGAAACTGAATCTGATGGTGGGCCATTTGGGGCGGTGGATCTTTATGCGGCGTACCTATTACAAGAATCTATCGGGGCTATGGGCTTCGGGCGAGGTGCAGTTAAGCAGTCGCGTCGGCAAACGCGGTTTCTCTTTCTGATGGTAGTGATAGACTTGTTTCGCGATGTGCTATCACGTTCTAACAAGTCGTTGGACCATCGCACAATCTCTTCCGCGTTGGTGAAGGTAATGGAGGATGGCGATGCTCGAGTTGCCTTGCTTGAAAGGGCTGCCGAGGTTATCGATGGGTACTTTACACAAGGCTCGGATGACAGCGTTTTTGGCGAGCCAGCCTATTTAAACTCTTTCAACGCCGACCTAAACGCGTTCCTTAAATGGGAGAAGTTAGGCAAATCAGAGAACGATACGCCCCGGTTGAAGAGTGCTCTAGCGATCAATAAGGCGGTGATGGGAAAGCAGATCAATGGTGTTTCAGAGCGACAGACGATCGAAGCTGCTTTTATGGGGATATAGTGGCTGAATGACCATACGCCCCAATTCAAGAAGTTAGGAACTACCGCGAGTTTTGAAATCCGGTTTATTTTGCGCCACCCCGTCTCGCCAGAGTAGAATCTTCAATTGGCGTGCACCTTCGCAGACCTCAAGTAGCAGAGAGCCGGGAAAACGTTACCCATGACCACCTCGAAGTTCCGTTTGACGCCCCTCACGTGCAGTTTTCTTGCGGGCCTTTCCCTTGCCGTCCCGTCTTTCGCCGACCCGGTGCAGTTTTTTGAGAACGAAGTCCGGCCCATTCTGGCCGAGAACTGCTTTGCCTGTCATGGCGCGGAGAAGCAGAAGGGCGACCTTCGCCTGGATTCCGCCGCCGCCATGCTTCAGGGCGCGTCGCGCGGCCCCGTGGTGAAGGCGGGCGATCCGGCCAGCCTGCTTTTTACGGTGCTCGGCTATACCGGCGACGTCAAGATGCCGCCGGACGGCAAGTTGCCCGACGAGAAGATCGCCGTGCTCCAAAAGTGGGTGGCTGATGGGGCGGTATGGCCGGACTACGGCGATGCCGCGAAGACAGCGGCCAAGCCCGCCGGAATCGACGTGGAAGCCGGGCGCAAGCATTGGGCCTACCAACCCATCTCGAAGCCCGCATCGCCCTCGGTGGCCAATGCAACCTGGGCGAAGACGGGGATCGATGATTTCATTCTCCAGCGCATCGAAGGCGCGGGGCTTCAGCCATCGGCTGCGGCCGATAAGCGTACGCTGATTCGTCGCGCCACGTATGATCTTACCGGCCTTCCGCCCACACCGGAGGAAGTACGCGCTTTTCTGGACGACGAATCACCCGAGGCCTACGACAGGCTCATCGAGCGCCTCCTCGCTTCGCCTCAATACGGAGAGCGCTGGGGACGGCACTGGCTCGATGTCGTGCGCTACACGGATTCCTTCGATTCCCGGGCCAGCGCCGCCACGGATCCGGTCGAGGTCTGGCGCTATCGCGACTGGGTGGTGAATTCGGTCAATGCCGATATGCCCTACGATCAGTTTCTCCGTTACCAGATCGCCGGGGATCTCATTCCCGGGCCGGACGGCGGATTTAATCGTGATGGTCTCGTGGCCACGGCGATGCTGGCCATCGGCAACTGGCCCCAGGGCGATGCCGACAAGGAAAAAATGGTCTCGGATATCGTGGACGATCAGATCGATGTGGTCTCCCGCGGATTGCTGGGGACCACGCTGGCCTGCGCCCGCTGCCACGACCACAAGTTTGATCCTTTTACGACTCAGGACTATTACGCCCTGGCGGGTATCTTTTACAGCACCAGCATTCTGCCGGGGCCGGGCGCCAAGACCGAAGGATCGCCGATTCTGCATATCCCGATGGCGTCCAAGGAAGAGATCGCCCAGCGCGCGGCGGACCAGCAGCAGGCCGAGGCCCTCCGTGCCGAGCGGGCGACGCTGGTGCGCGAGGCCCAGGTGCAATGGGTGAAACAGGAATCGACTCGCGCCGCCGACTACCTCCTCGCCGCGTCGGGCGCGCCGGGGGTGGACCCCGCCAATTTGAATTCTCAGGTGGTCGAGCGCTGGACACGTTTCCTGAATCAGACGGGTTTCTCGCTGATGAATCGCGTCACTCCCGGCATCCATGGCAAGGCCGGGCTCCTTGGTCGCGTCGGCATGGAGGACATGCCCGCCGCCGCCGCCAATACCAGCGACGAGGAAATGAAGTACCTCTCTATCACGCAGCCGGCGAAGTCGCTCATTGTTCATCCCGCGCCGGTTACGCCGGTTGAAGTGGCGTGGCGCAGTCCCGAGGCCATCAGCGGCACGGTTACGGCGCGCGTGGCCGATGCCGATGCTTCCTGCGGCGATGGTGTTGCCTGGAAGCTCATCAGCCGCCGGAGCGGTCAGGACACGATCCTGCGCGAGGGCATGGTGGCAAATGGCGGAACGGCCAATGTGGCGCTGGATGCACCCTATGATTTCAACATCGGCGATTTCCTTATTCTCCGCGTCGAACCGGCCATGGGGCATGCCTGCGACAGCACGGTGGTGGATTTGACCATCGCCCCCGCCAATGGCCCGGCGTGGAATCTGTCCAGCGAGGTCGTTCCCCAGTTTGCCCTGGGCAATCCCTGGCCTGACGGGGCGGGGCGTCCCGATGTATGGTGGCTTGCCGAGACCCGCGCAGGGTTGACACCCGATTCGATCTTGTTCGCCCCGTGGAACACGGCGAAGGCCGAAGTCGCGACCGGCGCCCGGCCGGCGGAGGCGCTGCGCGACGCGGCCCGCCTGGTGCAGGCGGCGGCATTGCAACCCGCCGAGGGCGCCATGGCGGAGTACCTGGCGAAATTCCTGGGTGAAGCCGGGCCCTTCTGGATCGAGGCGCCTCCCCAACCACAGCATCCCCGACTGGCGGAGATTGACCAGACCCTGGGCCCTATCGAAGCGCGCCTGGCAAAGCCCATCGAACTCGCCGTGGGTATTCAGGAGGGCGGCGTGCCCGGCACGCCCTATGAGGGTATCCGCGATGTAAAGGTTCACAAGCGCGGCAGCTATGCCAATCTGGGCGACGTCGTACCCCGGCGCATGCCGGTGGTGCTCGCGGGCGAATCCCAGCCGCCCGTGGGCGCAGGCAGTGGTCGCCTGGAGCTGGCCGACTGGGTGGCCAGCAAGAGCAATCCCCTCGCCGCTCGGGTGATGGCCAATCGCGTCTGGATGCTTCATTTCGGCCAGGGACTGGTGCGCACGCCGGGCGACTTCGGCAAGCAGGGCCAGCCCCCGACACACCCCGAACTGCTGGACTATCTCGCCAGCGAGTTCATCGAATCCGGCTGGAGTCTGAAGCACCTTCACCGCGTGATGATGGGATCGGCCACCTATCAGCAGGCCTCAGGCGGCAACGCCCTCTCGGCGACACAAGATCCCGACAATCAGTTCCTTGCCCGCATGAACCGGCGCAAGATTGAGGCGGAGGCAGTGCGCGACAGCCTCCTCGCGGCTTCTGGACGTCTGGACCTGACCATGGGCGGCATGGCGGTTACCGACATTGCCACCCCGCGGCGCACCCTCTATTTGCGGACCGTTCGTTCGAACCTGAATACTTTTACAACCCTCTTCGACGGTGCCGACCCAACGTCGGTCGTGCCCCGTCGCAACGAATCGCTGGTGTCGCCCCAGGCGCTGTTCATGCTCAACAATCCCTTTGTCCTGGGGGAAGCCGAGACCCTGGCCGCGAAGTACGCGGGGGCGGCGGAGGCCCGCGCCGTCATTGCGGAGTTGTACGAGAAGATATATGGTCGGCCCGTGACGGAGCAGGAACTTGAGGAGGGGCTGGCATTGCTGAGCGAGTTGGGCTATCCCGAGGGCGGGGCGCTGGCGGCGTATGTGCATGTGTTGTTCAGCAGCAATGAGTTCATGTTTGTGGATTGAGTGGACGTGGTGGCCGTGGTGGACCGCCGGCGGGATGAGCCAGGTTGGCCGGTTATTGATTGTTTCGCCTTCGCTCCGAACGCACGCGGTAAAGTCGCTCGGTGAAGCCGCCTTGTTCTTCAAAAGCTCGCGCTTGTGCTGCGATCTGGCGATTGAGCAGGCCGCACGCGACATTGATCAAAACCAGCGCGGCGTTGGCCGAGATTTCCGCGTTGGCCCGCGGGGGCTCCAGCGAAGTATAGAGCGCGGCGTGTTCTTTGCGATGGTCCACGACCCAAAGCGCGACATCATCGGCGGTGGTGCAGCGTCGCGCGACGAGCTCAGCGCGACGTGGGTCGTCCCCAGGCCAGAGTGCGAGGCTTCGGTGACGCAAAAAGTCCTCGTAGTCTTTCCGCAGCTCTTCCAGGCTTGACCGCGCCACGTTGGTCAGTTTCAGTTCGGTTTTCTTCGATGTACCGGAGGCCTGACTGCCCTCGACGATGTTTTGGACCCCGCTACGCGCCGCTTGAACCATCTGATCATGGGTGCGGCTCCGGCGATCAATATAGCGGTCGCAAAACCGCACCGTAACATCGTATGCGAGTTGAGCGACCTGAAAACTCTTGAGCTTTCGGTACCCGCCGTGTTTAGGGAGTAGGGGTTCGTGCTCGGACATGGATTGCCCCCGTGTTGGTGGAGTTGACTGGAGATCAGGCTACACCCGTCGGAAGAATTTGGCAAGGAATATTTTGGACGAAATGGACAGGGTGGACAGGGTGGACAGGGTGGACAGGGTGGACAGGGTGGACTTGGTCCACTTGGTCCACTTGGTCCACTTGGTCCACTTGCCGAATGAGCCCGATTTCGCTATAATCCAGACCTACCGTTCGATAGGACGGCAGCCCCGCGTCCACTCCAACCCACGAGGCCACCATGAAACGACTCACCCACCGCATCTTTTTCTCCTTCGCCCTGGCCCTCTTTGCGGCCACTGTTCGGGCCACGCCGCTGGACGACTATGTCAGCAAGCCCGATCCCGCGTTCAAGTATTCGTTGGATGAGGCGGCGAGCACGTCGAGCGCGATGCACGACGCGAAGGTCTATCATCTGGTTTCTCAGGAGTGGCTTACGAGTAAGGACGTGGACCGTACGCTTTGGGAACACTGGGTGACGGTGGTGGTTCCGAAAGAGCGCAAGTTCAAGCCGGCCATGGTGGTGATCAGCGGCGGCGGCAATGGCGGGGAAGCCCCGAAAGTGAATCCGGCGCTGGTGCAGATCGCGCTGACCACGGGTTCCATCGTGATGGAGGTCAAGCAAATCCCCAACCAGCCCTTGAACTTTACGGAAGAGACGATGGAGCAATACAAGGATGGCCGCAAGGAAGATGCGCTCATCACCTATGGCTGGGACAAGTTTTTGAAGGGGGGAAGGGCCGAGTGGCTGGCGCGCCTTCCCATGACCAAGGCGGTGGTGCGCGCGATGGATATGGTTCAGGCCGAGATGCCCGATGTGGAGAAGTTTTTCGTGCTGGGCGCATCCAAGCGGGGTTGGACCACGTGGACCACGGCGGCGGTGGACAAGCGGGTGATCGGTATTGCGCCGGCGGTGATCGACGTGCTCAATTTTGTGCCCTCGGTGGAGAACCACTTTAACGCCTACGGATTCTACGCGCCGGCGGTGAGCGAGTATGTGGAGATGGAAATCATGAGCCGGGTGCGCACGCCGGAGATGAAGGCGCTGCTGGATATTGTGGAGCCCTACAGCTATCGTGATCGCCTGACCATGCCGAAGTACATCATCAATTCGGCGGGCGATCAGTTTTTCACGCCGGACTCGTGGAAGTTTTACTTCAATGACCTGGTGGGCGAGAAGCACCTGCGCTACATGCCCAATACGGATCATGGCCTGAGCATTGAGGCCTATATGAACGCGGCCTCGTTCTACAACGCGCTGCTGGCCGATACGCCCCGCCCGGAATATACGTGGAAGATGGAGGCCGACGGCGCGCTGGAGATGACCTGCACGACCGCACCGGAGAAGGTGCTGCTGTGGCAGGCCCACAACCCGAAAGCCCGGGACTTCCGCCTGGAAGAAATCGGCAAGGCGTGGACGAGCACGCCCCTGGAGGGCAAAGACGGCGTGTACCGCGCGCTGCCGGAGATTAAGGACGGCTACACGGCCTTTCTGATTGAAGCCACTTTCAAGAATCCCGGATTTCCCATGCCGTTTGTGTTCACCACGGGCGTGAGCATTCTGCCGGACACCTACCCCGGGAAGAAATAGACTGTCAGACCGATTGGACCGATCAGACTGATCTGATCGGTCCGATCTGTCTGATCGGTCTGATGCCCTGCGCGAAAACTGGAAATGATTTTTCACCCGCGCTTCGGTGTACAATAGCGGCGACTACCAAGGAGCCGCAGACGATGTACCCAGAGAGCCCGAATCGCCTTTCCCGCCGCCAGGTCCTTTCCCGCTTTGCCAGCGGCTTTGGCATGCTGGGCCTGGCCACGATGCTGCCCAATCAGGCTGGGGCCGGCTCGGCGCTGAATCCCCTGGCGGTGCAGCCCGCCCACATCCCCGCCCGGGCGAAAAACGTCATTTTCCTGTTCATGTCCGGTGGGCCGTCCCACGTGGACCTTTTCGATCCCAAGCCCCGGTTGCTGGAGGAGATGGGAAAGCCCCTGCCCTTCGAGAAGCCCAAGCTGGAGCGGACGAAGACCGGCAATCTGCTGGGCTCGCCGTGGACCTTCAAGCGCCACGGTCAGAGCGGCATGGAATTCAGCGAACTCCTGCCCAATCTGGCCACGTGCGCCGACGATATGTGCGTCATTCGCTCCATGGTGGCGGACAATATCAACCATAACGGCGCCTGCCTTCAGATGAACACGGGCGAGCAGACCTTCAGCCGTCCCAGTCTGGGATCGTGGCTTCTGTACGGCCTGGGCAGCGAAAACCAGAACCTGCCGGGCTTTGTGGTACTCAGTCCCGCGCAGCCGGCCCAGGGCGCGCCCCTGTGGGGTTCCAGCTTCCTGCCCGCCGCCTACCAGGGTACGCTGGTGGCCGATATGGATAACCCCATCGCCAATCTGGCCAACCAGCGCTTCGACGGCGGCGTCCAGCGGAAGCAACTCGACATGCTGGCAAAATTGAATACCCAGCATCAGGCCCAGCGCGAAGAGGACAGCCGGTTGAGCGCGCGTATCGCCTCCTTCGAGTTGGCGTATCGCATGCAGACGGAGGCCCCGGAGGCTTTTGACATCAAAGGTGAAACCGAGGCCACCCGGCGCCTGTACGGCATGGACGAGCCCGTGACCGAGATTTTTGGCAAGCAGTGCCTGCTCGCCCGACGCCTGGTGGAGCGGGGGGTGCGCTGTGTACAGGTCTATCACACCCAGACGGCCAAGCGATCCAGTTGCCAGCTTTGGGACCAGCACGGCGGACTCAAGGAAGAGCTTCCCGCCAACTGCGCCGCCACGGACAAGCCCATGGCGGGGCTGCTGAAGGATTTGAAGTCGCGGGGCCTGCTGGATGAGACCCTGGTGCTCTGGGGCGGCGAGTTTGGTCGTACGCCGACGGCCGAGGGCACCAATGGCCGCGAGCACCATCCCTTCGGCTTTACCATGTGGATGGCTGGCGGGGGCATTCGGGGCGGTCTGACCCACGGCGCGACCGATGAGTACGGCTGGCACGCGGTCGAGGACCGGGTCCATGTCCACGATCTGCACGCGACGATCCTGCATCAGATGGGCATACACCATGAGCAACTCACCTACCGCTATTCGGGCCGGGACTACCGTTTGACGGACGTACACGGTAACGTAGTTAAGTCCATACTCGTCTGAGTTTTGTTCATTTGGGGCGCGCCTCCTGTGCCTGGGACCGCAGGGGGCGTATGGGGGCGGGAGTTTTTCTTGATTTGGGGCGCAAGTGTATCGTTTTCTGGTACACCCATCCGCCATTCGCTTTCATCTGGGATGTCCGCGTGCATCGCCGGGAGGGCGCTTCCGGGCCCAGTGCCTTTGTGAGAATCTCATGCGAAATACATGTGAGGTTCTCGCAATGCCTTTAAATGGGCCGAAATACCTGTTGACTTTTACGGGTATTCGTGCAATTATAGTTCCGAGGCTGTTAAGAATTTGTTGTTACAGCCGCCAATTCGCATTCTGGAGAGAGCGCGGTCCAGGTACGTAGCGGGTCCGCGTGGTACAGTGCGTCTGTGCCACTCCAATGCTGAGGAGCTGCGGGAGAAATGCCTATGGATTGATTGCAGTACGAAAGACGGTCTATGGCGCCGCACGCTGGCGAGATTCCTCATTAAATCCAACATCATATACGCTGCGTCTCGTCTCCCCGCGCGGGCTTGCCATCCATTCCATTCCACCATTCAGTGTTATTGAACTTATTTTAGACGAACAACAAGGATTCAGGGCTATGAAATCTATTGGCCAAAATAAGAAGCGTTCGGGCTTCACGCTCATCGAGCTGCTGGTGGTTATCGCCATCATCGGTATCCTTGCCGCGATTCTGCTTCCGGCGCTGGCGCGCGCCCGCGAAGCGGCCCGCCGCGCTAGCTGCCAGAACAACCTCAAGCAGTGGGGTCTGGTGTGCAAAATGTTTGCAAACGAGTCAAAAGGTGAGCGCTGGCCGTATTCCGGCATCGACGTTGGTGGTAATGTAAGTGAAGCCAGTATCGGTCTAAAGCGCATGAACCAGTACATAGGGTGGTGGCAAGTTTATCCTGAGTATCTTACGGACATGAGTCTCCTTTGCCCGTCGGCTGGGCGCTACACCCTGTTTCAGCAGACCGACTTGGCCGACGCGAACAACGTGATGACCGCTTGCGATGATAGTTTCGTTACCAAAGGTGGTGGCGTCGACAGTGAAAGCCCCTGCTTTGGTATCACCTCCCCTGTGGCGGACGGTCGCAACTACGACCAGTGCGATGTGACCCCGGATCTGTGTGCTGTACAGCCCCACGTTGACAGGGCTATAACCGGCGGTGCTTACACCGATGTGCGCGCTTACCGGTACTACAACTATCTGATTCCCCCGTCGGTTATGAACGGATCGCTGGATGACTTTTACGCGGTAGCCAGTACGTTCCGGACTGGTGTGATCGCGGCGAATCACATGAATGGGTTGAATGTCGGTGCGGAAACAGCGACACTTTGGAAGAATAAGGCTGGCGGTCAAACCTTTACTCTTCCTTCTGGCAAGACTTACACACAACTCTTGGTGCGCGAAGGTATTGAGAGGTTTCTGATCACCGACATTAACAATTCGGGTGCTTCGGCCGGTGCACAGTCGAGCACCGTTGTTATGCTCGACGAGTCTCGCGCCTACTCTGGAGTGAGCGGTGGCGGGCTTGACAGTTCGAATCGTTTCAACCACGTTCCGGGCGGAATGAATATTCTGTTCATGGATGGGCACGTAGAGTTTGGCAAATTGCGGACGAGCGGCTTGTGGCCGGTGAATGAGTTCGCGTTCCGGATCCCCACATGGGGCAGTGGTTTGGACTTCCCTTGAGCCGCTATCGGTTGAGGTCACCGCACGGGTGTCCTTGGAAATCGGGTGACTTGAATATCAAATTATGAACCACCGGGGT encodes:
- a CDS encoding AIPR family protein; this encodes MNDFECFRQSWLEEVQAGTPSTVELGRRFALKLVTQWLDTSDVTADFTYCDGSSDGGIDIALLDTGPEVVSDDDGVSGHTWYLVQSKYGAAFAGANTLLTEGQKVIDTLDGNRPKLNSLAEGLLERINNFRLGASVADKIVLVFATEVGLTVQEKQVLADIRAMGAARIGALFDVESVSIETIYARLQEAEAAVNDNRLIVELDAQLVHSGSDLLVGSIGLVNLYQFLKRYRDQTGDLDRIYEKNVRRFLGGRGKVNKAMQSTLRDAPERFGLYNNGITIVVHSFSKEDGHVALAEPYIVNGCQTTRTIWEVFHNRLNSGGTGVNPETEAWKEKAAHGVVVAKIVKVGDSGETLLQAITRFTNSQNAIREKDFLALTNDFKTWQSQMASRYDLYLEIQRGGWDSQKALQNTNSSTKQFTKHANAADLVKLYGAGWLGEAGMAFGKNPPFLPDGSVFKRIVNETESDGGPFGAVDLYAAYLLQESIGAMGFGRGAVKQSRRQTRFLFLMVVIDLFRDVLSRSNKSLDHRTISSALVKVMEDGDARVALLERAAEVIDGYFTQGSDDSVFGEPAYLNSFNADLNAFLKWEKLGKSENDTPRLKSALAINKAVMGKQINGVSERQTIEAAFMGI
- a CDS encoding PSD1 domain-containing protein, translated to MTTSKFRLTPLTCSFLAGLSLAVPSFADPVQFFENEVRPILAENCFACHGAEKQKGDLRLDSAAAMLQGASRGPVVKAGDPASLLFTVLGYTGDVKMPPDGKLPDEKIAVLQKWVADGAVWPDYGDAAKTAAKPAGIDVEAGRKHWAYQPISKPASPSVANATWAKTGIDDFILQRIEGAGLQPSAAADKRTLIRRATYDLTGLPPTPEEVRAFLDDESPEAYDRLIERLLASPQYGERWGRHWLDVVRYTDSFDSRASAATDPVEVWRYRDWVVNSVNADMPYDQFLRYQIAGDLIPGPDGGFNRDGLVATAMLAIGNWPQGDADKEKMVSDIVDDQIDVVSRGLLGTTLACARCHDHKFDPFTTQDYYALAGIFYSTSILPGPGAKTEGSPILHIPMASKEEIAQRAADQQQAEALRAERATLVREAQVQWVKQESTRAADYLLAASGAPGVDPANLNSQVVERWTRFLNQTGFSLMNRVTPGIHGKAGLLGRVGMEDMPAAAANTSDEEMKYLSITQPAKSLIVHPAPVTPVEVAWRSPEAISGTVTARVADADASCGDGVAWKLISRRSGQDTILREGMVANGGTANVALDAPYDFNIGDFLILRVEPAMGHACDSTVVDLTIAPANGPAWNLSSEVVPQFALGNPWPDGAGRPDVWWLAETRAGLTPDSILFAPWNTAKAEVATGARPAEALRDAARLVQAAALQPAEGAMAEYLAKFLGEAGPFWIEAPPQPQHPRLAEIDQTLGPIEARLAKPIELAVGIQEGGVPGTPYEGIRDVKVHKRGSYANLGDVVPRRMPVVLAGESQPPVGAGSGRLELADWVASKSNPLAARVMANRVWMLHFGQGLVRTPGDFGKQGQPPTHPELLDYLASEFIESGWSLKHLHRVMMGSATYQQASGGNALSATQDPDNQFLARMNRRKIEAEAVRDSLLAASGRLDLTMGGMAVTDIATPRRTLYLRTVRSNLNTFTTLFDGADPTSVVPRRNESLVSPQALFMLNNPFVLGEAETLAAKYAGAAEARAVIAELYEKIYGRPVTEQELEEGLALLSELGYPEGGALAAYVHVLFSSNEFMFVD
- a CDS encoding four helix bundle protein; its protein translation is MSEHEPLLPKHGGYRKLKSFQVAQLAYDVTVRFCDRYIDRRSRTHDQMVQAARSGVQNIVEGSQASGTSKKTELKLTNVARSSLEELRKDYEDFLRHRSLALWPGDDPRRAELVARRCTTADDVALWVVDHRKEHAALYTSLEPPRANAEISANAALVLINVACGLLNRQIAAQARAFEEQGGFTERLYRVRSERRRNNQ
- a CDS encoding PhoPQ-activated pathogenicity-related family protein, producing the protein MKRLTHRIFFSFALALFAATVRATPLDDYVSKPDPAFKYSLDEAASTSSAMHDAKVYHLVSQEWLTSKDVDRTLWEHWVTVVVPKERKFKPAMVVISGGGNGGEAPKVNPALVQIALTTGSIVMEVKQIPNQPLNFTEETMEQYKDGRKEDALITYGWDKFLKGGRAEWLARLPMTKAVVRAMDMVQAEMPDVEKFFVLGASKRGWTTWTTAAVDKRVIGIAPAVIDVLNFVPSVENHFNAYGFYAPAVSEYVEMEIMSRVRTPEMKALLDIVEPYSYRDRLTMPKYIINSAGDQFFTPDSWKFYFNDLVGEKHLRYMPNTDHGLSIEAYMNAASFYNALLADTPRPEYTWKMEADGALEMTCTTAPEKVLLWQAHNPKARDFRLEEIGKAWTSTPLEGKDGVYRALPEIKDGYTAFLIEATFKNPGFPMPFVFTTGVSILPDTYPGKK
- a CDS encoding DUF1501 domain-containing protein, which encodes MYPESPNRLSRRQVLSRFASGFGMLGLATMLPNQAGAGSALNPLAVQPAHIPARAKNVIFLFMSGGPSHVDLFDPKPRLLEEMGKPLPFEKPKLERTKTGNLLGSPWTFKRHGQSGMEFSELLPNLATCADDMCVIRSMVADNINHNGACLQMNTGEQTFSRPSLGSWLLYGLGSENQNLPGFVVLSPAQPAQGAPLWGSSFLPAAYQGTLVADMDNPIANLANQRFDGGVQRKQLDMLAKLNTQHQAQREEDSRLSARIASFELAYRMQTEAPEAFDIKGETEATRRLYGMDEPVTEIFGKQCLLARRLVERGVRCVQVYHTQTAKRSSCQLWDQHGGLKEELPANCAATDKPMAGLLKDLKSRGLLDETLVLWGGEFGRTPTAEGTNGREHHPFGFTMWMAGGGIRGGLTHGATDEYGWHAVEDRVHVHDLHATILHQMGIHHEQLTYRYSGRDYRLTDVHGNVVKSILV
- a CDS encoding DUF1559 domain-containing protein → MKSIGQNKKRSGFTLIELLVVIAIIGILAAILLPALARAREAARRASCQNNLKQWGLVCKMFANESKGERWPYSGIDVGGNVSEASIGLKRMNQYIGWWQVYPEYLTDMSLLCPSAGRYTLFQQTDLADANNVMTACDDSFVTKGGGVDSESPCFGITSPVADGRNYDQCDVTPDLCAVQPHVDRAITGGAYTDVRAYRYYNYLIPPSVMNGSLDDFYAVASTFRTGVIAANHMNGLNVGAETATLWKNKAGGQTFTLPSGKTYTQLLVREGIERFLITDINNSGASAGAQSSTVVMLDESRAYSGVSGGGLDSSNRFNHVPGGMNILFMDGHVEFGKLRTSGLWPVNEFAFRIPTWGSGLDFP